Within the Hevea brasiliensis isolate MT/VB/25A 57/8 chromosome 2, ASM3005281v1, whole genome shotgun sequence genome, the region aCATTGTTTATGAATAGGTTGGAGGGTAGTAAGTTTATCTATAAAAGGAAAATCACTCCCCAACATAGAGCAATTGTGATATAGTCACATATATGGGGCCTATTCTAGGcccactaatttttttttaaagtcaattaaatcttaaaaaattataaattaattttggatttaaattaaataatgaatatttaatatttaatttaaaaattaaaaaaacagaaattaattaaaaaattaatttgaaaatttaaaattaaattaaaatttaaattaaattaaaaagttaatttcaattaaaaattaaattaaaaaattaaatttaaattaaaaagtaaagattgaattaaaaaatattaaataaaaattagcaacaaaaatttattttcattgataaaaaattttatcGATAAATAGTCAGTAATTTATAAAAGTAAAATCTCCTATGAAGTTacctataaaaaaatttaaatttacctaCGAAATAATTCATTGATAAATTTAGTGGCAATATTTTTTTGTCGGTATTACTGATTactatcaaaatttaaatatatttaataggtaattttcataattatttttttaatttttttgttgtgATTTCAGAgacttaattataaattatattaaccAATAATGAGATCAACTTTCAGCATTCCAGAAAACTCCTTACTATTATGTCGGTGCAGCATAACATGAGCAAATTAACACCAaccatccattttttttttcttatgctTAGATCTAGAtttgatataaatataaatattcatACATGTAAATAATTGTTGCTAGCGTTTGGTGAACTTCTGAATAATAATGTTTAATGTCAAATGCTTGGCCAATGAAAGTTTCAGGATGCAGCTTCCAAACACAATCATTAAAAACACCCATGGCTTCCATACAATCTTGGACATACATTGCCTGGCATATAAATCATAATGGGATTCAAGTGCAAGATTGCTAGCCTTACCTTTGATAGCACTATATAAAATTCGCGGGTCTTGAGGACTCCATTAGAGACTTAGAACACCCCACTTGTCATCTCCCTACATGCTACATATTATTTACATCTTGTATCCGAAAGGCTGTGGATTTAAAGaaggaaaaaataattattagagcAAATGACCCGAATTtgttgttaaaattataataattataataaaatttttatttatatacaaCTTACACACGTTATATTTTACGTTTGATATGAGATTCTAAATGATCCGAATCACTTTCATGGGACATGAGAAAGTTTCTGGACTCTAGCAGCTTCTTTTTTTAAGCTTTTTAGGTAGGGGGTCTTGTAACGTGGGGAAGCTGCCTCTCTGTGTTTTCTTGTAcgcatcaatttttttttttcccagtGCATGCGATGCCCCTGGTCCCAACGGGTCACCGTCAAAGGGCCTGAACTTTTTATAATACTGGTTAACCAACTCAATAATTAAgcttaattattattatcataaaCCCCTTTGTTTAATCAAAGAAAAACCttataaaagaaagaaagaaagaaaaactgACAAAATTTTCTGCTGCTAAAAAGCTGATAATATTCGGAATAAATAAGCGCTTTAATTAAGAAGGGAAATGATTATCTTCATTAAAATCGTGTTAAATAATGCAGAAGAACATGGGAAATGGACAAATAAAGGGAAtccataaaatataatataacttaaatttataaaaaaaataaatttaataatcttaaattaaatatttgaaatttatgtagtataaattaattagaatatataattaaaataatctaATCGAAGATTGTCTATGTTGATGCATCAAGAAAAACCATTTTTTATaatcatattttaaattaaaaattggtaaaattcaaaatttttttttgccATTTCTACAAATGAAAATAGAAATAGTGGAGAGAGAAGAGCATGTTGCAATTGGGAAGAAGACAAGACTAAAGAGTCGCGGCGTGCAAAATTAGTTGGCCAAACCACTGGTAAAATGGGATTCTCGATGTTATTTTGACTTTTATCAGAGTAtcttaccccccccccccccccccattaaaAACTCTTCCCCCCACCATCTctcgtctctctctctctttgcccCACTCCGGTCCACCCTCCACACTTGGCCAACTCAAGTGCCCCACTGTACATTCGTGGTTCATCCACTGCCATCTTAGAATAGGAGACTCAGAGCGGGAAGACATAGCTGCAGGGCCAATATCACAGTAGACTTCGAAGCCAGGTgagaggaaaaaagaaaaaaaaaaaaaaaatccaagaaTGGTCACTTTTGGTCCTTCCAAAGACCATTCTTATCCTTCTCTCACCAGGAAGCTCCTTCCATGGACCTTTTATGCTATCATCCCTTTGGTTTTCGTTCGCTTGTATTTCTACCCTTGCCCTCTTCCTCACTCCAACCCCATTCTCATCTCCTCCTCTCTTCCTCCTTCTACTCTAGGTACACGCATTCAACTCTAAAAGGATTGTCttgtttttttttgtttaatttcctGGTTGAAGTTTTGGGTTCTTTTGGCACTAACAATGGCTCCTTGAAATTTTTTTTGTATTGCAGAAGAGGAAAGTGCTAAGGAAACTCCATGTGACTTCACCAGTGGCGACTGGGTCCCTGACAAGTGGGGCCCTTTGTACAATGGCACAACGTGCAGTACAATCAAGGAAGGCCAGAATTGCATCGCCCATGGCAGGCCAGATATGGGTTACCTATACTGGAGATGGAAACCAAAGCACTGCAATCTTCCAAGGTTTGACCCCAACACATTTCTTCAACTCTTTAGAAATAAGCATTTGGCATTTGTTGGTGACTCCATGGCTAGGAACCAATTGGAGTCGCTTCTTTGCATGCTAGCCTCTGCCTCTGCCCCTGAGCTTGTTTATCGAGATGGTAAGGATAACAAGTTTCGCAGATGGCGTTTTGATTCTCAGAATATCACTATATCTGTGTATTGGTCACCTTTTCTTGTAAAAGGTGTGGAAAAATCAAATGCTGGTCCAAATCATAACAAATTGTATTTAGATCATGTTGATGAGAGGTGGGCAGCTGATATGAATGTATTTGACTTGCTTGTGCTATCAATTGGGCATTGGTTTCTACATCCAGCAGTGTATTATGAGGGTGATTCTGTTCTGGGTTGCCATTACTGTCCTGGTCTTAATTACACTGAAATTGGATTTTATGGTGTCTTGAGGAAGGCCTTAAAGACTACTCTCAAGACAGCAATCGAGAGGAGAGGGAGAGTCACTAATGGCAAAGGGATTGACGTAATTGTTACTACCTTTTCACCTTCACATTTTGAAGGTGAATGGGATAAGTTCGGTGCCTGTCCAAAAACCGAGCCTTACCAGGAGGGAGAGAAATCACTTGAAGGAATGGATGCAGAGATGAGAAAAATTGAGATTGAAGAAATTGAAGCTGCAAAGTTGAGTGCTATACAATTTGATAATCTCAGATTAGAGGCATTAGATGTGACCAAATTATCCCTAATGAGGCCAGATGGTCATCCAGGACCGTATATGTATCCATTTCCATTTGCTAATGGTGTAACTGAGCGAGTACAAAATGATTGTGTGCATTGGTGCTTGCCAGGGCCTATAGATACCTGGAACGAGATATTACTGGAGTTGATTAAGGGGTGGGAGTATCAATCAATAAAAGAAGAATGAGTGATTCCAATCCAATGTGTCAACATAGAGGGTTTGTCTTTGTGCTAAGTTTTCTGATCGATTTGGGTGGTGTTTATTGCTCTTGAAAGAGACAAAAGGAAAGGATGCTACTAGAGAAGAGAGGTTAAGCGGTATTAATTGATTAGTGATCATTTcagagtttttttattttttatttttggtttATGTAAAATGTACAATTGATATCATGGAAACAAATATCAACAAATGATATCATGGAAATCTTGGCCACATTCCAAACATTTTGCTAGTTTCCATTTTGTGTACTTAGGAAATTTTTTGGATGTAAGTATGCATTTTGCTTAACCCTTCAAATTTTATCCCTTTGTTATCATTAACCACCCATTCTTTTAGCATATTCGTCTTTTCTGGAGACTCTATTATATTTGATACTGTTACAGGTGAAATtaggtgatttggaattgttcaaATCAGAGATATAGCAGCAATGACTTAGCTAAACCAATGGCAATTATTTTTCAAACACGTTTTTCATTTTGATACTTACTCTGCTGAAATTAGGGTAGGcttaagtgaattgaattgatcaAAAGCAAAGACTTGTTCAAACAAGTAATATTATTTTGAACTTCGACTACTAACCCATGAAGTCTTATTTTGCTTAAACGCCATCAGTGGACCAATCATAATGAAGCATGCCATAGAATGATAGAAAATTAGAAATTACTCTCCCCCCTCTCAAAAGTCAAAACACAATGGCAACCCTTCTCTCTCTccctttgtgtgtgtgtgtgttttttttttcatatctTTGTAGGGGTCCATTATTTCATAGCTTAAAAGCACCAGTCCAAGGGATCCAAGGCAACTTTTCAATGCTTGTTGATGAAGATTGAAGAGGCCACAGGATTATCACTATGCTAGATCCTAACCAAAGACTAAAAGTGAAAGGGTTTGCTTTGGAATGGAAAGCAATGATAGCTGTTGCTATCATCAACTACTACTTGGAATCCATGCTCCAGCTTAAGGCCCTTTAAACACTCAATATGGCTCCAACAAATCCACTTCTGTGCAGACCATTTTATTGTGAGAGTAAGCAGAGCATCTGCCAAAATTAATATCATTGCTTAGAAATGCTTTTTGCTAGTCAACAAATGAATTAACTAAAGACTAGCTATTGGTAGATTCCTATTCAACTGGAGATGGTTGGGTTGGGTGCTGAATGATCCACATCAATGAGTAAAATTGGCATGCATCCACTTGCAATCTGCATGATTTGCAGAATTATTTAATTCCATGATAagaaagatgaaaaaaaaaaaaaggttgcaaCTTTCTCTTCCTCCAGTAATTTTCCTGTGTCAAGTGTGAAGAGAATGTCAATGATTTCACGTCTCCTAATTGGAAATGAGCCTGAATTGTTATCCCTAGTCTTAACAATTAAAAACTAATGCTTCCAGCAATAAGCAAAAATTTATGTTGCTATGAACCAAAGGAATATTGAACCCCATGTAATGCAGTTGAGAGATCCATTCAAGTTTTTCATTtcattcaagtttttttttttttaaatttattttgtatgtttatttttttttttattgttttatgtaCTTTTAAAAACAAATTTCAGATGGGATTGTGGATCCAATGgttggtattttttttttttctgctttGGAAAATTCTTAAACTgttagaatgtgtttgaatggctGAATTTGAAATTCATCTCATTTAAATAGAAAGTCCCTCGGGGGCAAGATCCAATGACCACAAGGAAGCAGATAAatcttgtgaaaaaaaaaattgcaaatcGAGAAGCCAAAATGGTTTGACTTTTATCATCATCATCTTAAGTCTTAACTCAGGGCAAGTTCCTCGGTTCGGATCAAAGCGTGCATgggatataagaaaaaaaaaaaattcacaatttgagaaattttattgtaattttgctACGAATTCATTAAATGACTAAAAAAGAATTTCATCTTTTGGCAAAAACAATAAAATCTGCGATCATGCAAAAGACAAATGACGATGTGTTTCCAATCAGTGGTaatctagaatttttttttcagggtcaattaataaataataaaaagttatattattattaatgttattaatatacaTAAAAAAGTAACTAAAAATCATTTGTTAATTTATCATATATATTATGTCATTTTGTTTTGATAAAGTTTATTATTCAAAGtaagaatagaattttaaaagtaaataaaCTTCTCAATAtataacatttttttttcttagataattttaaattttgttaaaaaaaaattatatatatatatatataaaagtattaaAGAAAAGAGAGCTCAATTGACCTCTCATTTTTTCATATGCATCAGCCACTatttaaatagattatatttagATCagctataaaaaatatttataactgATAGACATTTAAATAGACTAATATTTTTAACATGTTTTGCACGTTGCACTCATTATTCatacttataatttaatttttttatatgtaattttagaaaatattttattttaattaattataaacctTTAAATATTATGGGtatttatttcttaattttttttaagaattagCATATTATATAACAAAAAATTCAAATAACTCTATATTAATAAAGATTATAAAatatatgtatttatatatattattaattttaaattaaaactataaaatatatataactgAATCaccttatattttaattaattactttttataaaattttatatttaataaaaattaagtttaagtataattaaaaattttaaatttatataaattttaaaattaatttaaataataaaaatataactcttttataaaaaattttatatttaattaaaattaaatataaataaagttAATAAGCTTCTCTCTCTTAAGACTCTGACAAAGCATGATTCAGACAAAAAAATGCCAATGTTATTCaactttatttctttttatatttttattttctttatatatatataagtgtcactatatttataatttttattactgCATCTCATCGCTAATGAGATTAAAATGCATTTAGAAATCTGTCTTCTTTTATAACtacattttctttaaattatttaattttcatatattaattttaataatataatgattgatataatataataaaaacattaattatgtatttattttaataataaaaaaataatataatattataatataataattaaatatttattatatttttaaaataaataatgtgatatatttattttaatataataaaataacttaaaccatatattttatatatgaatGCCAAGCACCCTAAACAAATAATCTACACAATTACTACAACCGGCCTTAATCTAATCGAACTGAAAACACTCTCTGTGGCTGCAACACTTTCATTCTCTCTCACTGTCTTCTTCGATCAACACCCCCATCAAAGGCTATAcacttgatgcatacattttgcataatcatttaggtttaatttcatagccattttatttgattattagtcatttttagctaatttcattagttaattagttagtttttttataattgtcgattttggattaatttgtaattttactttgttttgtaggaaaaatggtgtttttgaaggactgaaaagaaattttgctattgaggagtgacttctacagccaaagatgtcaaaaacaagttttcaagctgaaatatgcattgaccaaatcgtGCATaacttgcataagctatgcagatctgcataaggagaaaaatcagcattcagaaccaaccgaaatgtgcataaggagatcgcatagcttatgcacattcacacctcccttatgcactctcacggaattgtgcataacctatgcaccaagtcatgcgattCGCATAAGTGAACAAGAACAgtgaaatcgcataagggatgcataacttatgcgatccacttatgcagtcccataaagagttcattaatgagctggcagaagattccctcagataattcctcctagaacacaccattttagggctccatgtcagaaaaatgctataaatagtctcattttcccattttagaaggggaggaagaaagaaaggaaggaaaggaGCAGGAGCAAGGGCAGCTGAAGAGTCATATTTAGttttccacaccatttccaaccagatttgggatttctttctcttcttaccttttcctacatttctagtgttgagttttttatttcttagcttagattaaagctttatttctatttaaactcaatatatcttgtaagcattatggatagtgagtagtttattttgattctggagtaagggatgtaatatttagttatttttgtggatttgagctgggttagtcccaatttaatgaatttatgaggtttaatccatttcttgtgtgcttattcacatgcttaatgaagggccccattaagttatgttcttaatccttggttgaagcaccgaaaggagaaaaccaagtgatagttaatcaagaaattggacttaattaacttagatctagaaatagactaagggttaagagggttttaatagattgattaaataacctaatgggtcttagttaattttaactccacgaaagtaggattaagttaattaaggcactctttgtctcactcgaaagagttttcaaaggattttagaattaatctcctttaaacccataaatttcatggattgggctagctaggaaaaatcccaaaatgacttaaatatgaacccttaactccagaatcgtctttcatcaattattgcttggaattttacttttgagtgtttagcttaatctcattttattaattttcattattatcaatttctttattttgcgaattattaaattagtcattgtttgaatttagttttgcatttttatATCTTctgcttcaaattcctaaatttcttttattaatttgattaaaatacaattttaacatattttattttacatcaaaaattcaatcattaacacaactcctcgtgggaacgatatctttttctatactacttgaatgacccgtgcacttgcggttggaacacatcaagtttttggcgccgttgccggggagttgtttgtttaagattgaattcttgattattttagttgttttttagttttatctctgttatcttttcattttgtgtttgtttgttctttttcaggtactcttaatcttttatgagaagagttagaagcacaagtgatacatccttattattcaaccctgaaattgagaaattttgtaaggccaacaagaaagaaaccagaaaaggaaaagaagcctTGATAGAAATTGAATTAGAagtagacatggctgatgaaagaattagaattggtgttggtaatgctggaaatggtcaaaataatgaaaatgcagcccatggtGAAGAGGTAGTAAATGCTAatctgcctaggggaagtatgatggatcatgcttttcctcgttttgatgacttgagatagagcatagcaagaccaagaattgatgtaaatagttacaagatggattttggagttcttcaaatgattcaaaattctcaatattGAGGACATACTTATGAAAATAAACAAACACAAattaagaagtttgctatgatcttTGAAATGCAAAAACAACAttgagtgtctgatgatgcagcaaggctaaaattgtttccattctctttgaaagatagagcattggattggcttgattctttacctcacaactcaattacaaattgggagcaactcactgatgcatttcttgcccaatactttccacctggaaaaactcaagagttgaggaatcaaatgattgcttttagaccaagagaagatgagactctttatgagtcatggatgagatggaaggagttggagagacaatgtccacatcatgccattcctaaatggatgataaaccagaattttacacaaatgtcactcctgctatcggaggaatcattgatgctcaaagctggagaattcatcattaagcatgaagatgaagcttatgagttattagagaaaatagcaaagaaacagtcatctatggagtagtccaagagggtcaactccaactcaaaaaGGCAAGTTCTTTGGAatgcatgagcttgatccattcaacatgatcaatgccaaatttgatgcactcactaatgtccttgctaagaaaatggaggatttaagtatgctagtcgGTTCATCATCATGATCCgaagttctcaacaagttacttatgcGAAGGAACAATGagtgtggagtagattatccttcatatgcttggaggaatcatcccaattttcatgggagaatcagcaaaatcaagcttcaactcgtaactttccatcacaacaacaagagcatcaataccaacaacctaggcaaccaccacctagttttcagAAAAGAATGCAAATCGCACCTTTACCAAGACAaagaagaacaaagttccaccacagaggctttattacaacaaattcttgctaatcaaattaagcgtgatgaagagttgagagagatgaaagcaaggctggaacaaatgcaaacacacaataggatcTTTGGAAAATCagttgcacaacaagcatgctcatcaagtaccaattctatggggaaacttcctagtcaaacagaaaatccaaggagcaatgtcatgccatcaccttgaggagtggtaaaatagtgtatactgagaagagtgaaaaagttgagaagagagaaaatgagaaagatgttgagagagatgaaaaacaaaagagtgaaaaagggagtgcaagaaaaggtaaagaggaggttggagagaaagaagagaaatacatacctcc harbors:
- the LOC110647888 gene encoding xyloglucan O-acetyltransferase 1 translates to MVTFGPSKDHSYPSLTRKLLPWTFYAIIPLVFVRLYFYPCPLPHSNPILISSSLPPSTLEEESAKETPCDFTSGDWVPDKWGPLYNGTTCSTIKEGQNCIAHGRPDMGYLYWRWKPKHCNLPRFDPNTFLQLFRNKHLAFVGDSMARNQLESLLCMLASASAPELVYRDGKDNKFRRWRFDSQNITISVYWSPFLVKGVEKSNAGPNHNKLYLDHVDERWAADMNVFDLLVLSIGHWFLHPAVYYEGDSVLGCHYCPGLNYTEIGFYGVLRKALKTTLKTAIERRGRVTNGKGIDVIVTTFSPSHFEGEWDKFGACPKTEPYQEGEKSLEGMDAEMRKIEIEEIEAAKLSAIQFDNLRLEALDVTKLSLMRPDGHPGPYMYPFPFANGVTERVQNDCVHWCLPGPIDTWNEILLELIKGWEYQSIKEE